Proteins encoded in a region of the Watersipora subatra chromosome 5, tzWatSuba1.1, whole genome shotgun sequence genome:
- the LOC137396649 gene encoding uncharacterized protein — protein MIDRQPPTSVQPPTSMQPPTSVQPPTSMQPPTSVQPPTSIQPPTSIQPPTSIQPPTSIQLPTSMQLPTSIQLPTSMQLPTSIQLPTSIQLPTSIQPPTSIQLPTSIQLPTSMQPPTSMQLPTSIQLPTSIQLPTSIQPPTSIQLPTSIQLPTSIQLPTSIQLPTSIQPPTSIQLPTSMQLPTSMQLPTSMQLPTSIQLPTSIQLPTSIQPPTSIQLPTSIQLPTSIQLPTSIQLPTSIQLPTSIQPPTSIQPPTSIQPPTSIQPPTSIQPPTSIQPPTSIQPPTSIQLPTSMQLPTSIQLPTSIQPPTSIQLPTSIQLPTSIQLPTSIQLPTSIQLPTSIQPPTSIQPPTSIQPPTSIQPPTSIQPPTSIQPPTSIQPPTSIQLPTSMQLPTSIQLPTSMQLPTSIQLPTSIQLPTSIQPPTSIQLPTSIQLPTSMQPPTSMQLPTSIQLPTSIQLPTSIQPPTSIQLPTSIQLPTSIQLPTSIQLPTSIQPPTSIQLPTSIQLPTSMQPPTSIQPPTSIQLPTSIQLPTSMQPPTSIQPPTSIQLPTSVQA, from the coding sequence ATGATAGACCGTCAACCACCCACTAGCGTTCAACCACCCACTAGCATGCAACCACCCACTAGCGTTCAACCACCCACTAGCATGCAACCACCCACTAGCGTTCAACCACCCACTAGCATTCAACCCCCCACTAGCATTCAACCACCCACTAGCATTCAACCACCCACTAGCATTCAACTACCCACTAGCATGCAACTACCCACTAGCATTCAACTACCCACTAGCATGCAACTACCCACTAGCATTCAACTACCCACTAGCATTCAACTACCCACTAGCATTCAACCACCCACTAGCATTCAACTACCCACTAGCATTCAACTACCCACTAGCATGCAACCACCCACTAGCATGCAACTACCCACTAGCATTCAACTACCCACTAGCATTCAACTACCCACTAGCATTCAACCACCCACTAGCATTCAACTACCCACTAGCATTCAACTACCCACTAGCATTCAACTACCCACTAGCATTCAACTACCCACTAGCATTCAACCACCCACTAGCATTCAACTACCCACTAGCATGCAACTACCCACTAGCATGCAACTACCCACTAGCATGCAACTACCCACTAGCATTCAACTACCCACTAGCATTCAACTACCCACTAGCATTCAACCCCCCACTAGCATTCAACTACCCACTAGCATTCAACTACCCACTAGCATTCAACTACCCACTAGCATTCAACTACCCACTAGCATTCAACTACCCACTAGCATTCAACCACCCACTAGCATTCAACCCCCCACTAGCATTCAACCACCCACTAGCATTCAACCACCCACTAGCATTCAACCTCCCACTAGCATTCAACCACCCACTAGCATTCAACCACCCACTAGCATTCAACTACCCACTAGCATGCAACTACCCACTAGCATTCAACTACCCACTAGCATTCAACCCCCCACTAGCATTCAACTACCCACTAGCATTCAACTACCCACTAGCATTCAACTACCCACTAGCATTCAACTACCCACTAGCATTCAACTACCCACTAGCATTCAACCACCCACTAGCATTCAACCCCCCACTAGCATTCAACCACCCACTAGCATTCAACCACCCACTAGCATTCAACCCCCCACTAGCATTCAACCACCCACTAGCATTCAACCACCCACTAGCATTCAACTACCCACTAGCATGCAACTACCCACTAGCATTCAACTACCCACTAGCATGCAACTACCCACTAGCATTCAACTACCCACTAGCATTCAACTACCCACTAGCATTCAACCACCCACTAGCATTCAACTACCCACTAGCATTCAACTACCCACTAGCATGCAACCACCCACTAGCATGCAACTACCCACTAGCATTCAACTACCCACTAGCATTCAACTACCCACTAGCATTCAACCACCCACTAGCATTCAACTACCCACTAGCATTCAACTACCCACTAGCATTCAACTACCCACTAGCATTCAACTACCCACTAGCATTCAACCACCCACTAGCATTCAACTACCCACTAGCATTCAACTACCCACTAGCATGCAACCACCCACTAGCATTCAACCCCCCACTAGCATTCAACTACCCACTAGCATTCAACTACCCACTAGCATGCAACCACCCACTAGCATTCAACCACCCACTAGCATTCAACTACCCACTAGCGTTCAAGCATAG